From Cellulomonas oligotrophica, a single genomic window includes:
- a CDS encoding phosphoribosyltransferase-like protein, with protein MDATHEAALIRDIKTLSERVWERRVQEPDIERWLSNFDGRVFDVAAERMHALHLLRHFVYFGAREMRVLLEALYRDIYRYPIVQQIRHRAGDTLDSTFIADEFAGELRRTRFIAMGNPSESGSHLMYYFRQVNSLPKGLFVSQHELASGPLTDPETRLVPHDLTRIVFLDDLLGSGQQATSYSRSVVRDIRAVAARDGRSLTISYYTLFAKSIGLDAARRTSFDDVRALHEIDESQMAFAANSRVYHGCGAYTSMEEGRALAEGYGSLLTTDPLGYRDGQLLLGFQHNVPDNTLPIFWFDEPEPTWEPIFPRFQKVY; from the coding sequence ATGGACGCGACACACGAAGCCGCATTAATCCGCGACATCAAGACGCTGAGCGAACGCGTGTGGGAGCGACGCGTCCAAGAACCAGACATTGAGCGTTGGCTTAGCAACTTCGACGGCCGAGTATTCGATGTTGCCGCTGAGCGAATGCACGCGTTGCACCTCTTGAGACACTTTGTCTACTTTGGGGCTCGTGAGATGCGCGTGCTTCTCGAGGCGCTCTACCGCGACATCTATCGGTACCCGATCGTCCAGCAGATCAGACACCGGGCCGGAGACACCCTCGACAGCACGTTTATCGCTGACGAGTTCGCCGGCGAGCTGCGACGCACCCGATTCATAGCGATGGGGAACCCGTCCGAGTCAGGCTCGCACCTCATGTACTACTTCAGGCAAGTGAACAGTTTGCCGAAGGGCTTGTTCGTTAGTCAGCACGAGCTGGCGAGCGGTCCGCTGACAGACCCCGAGACGCGGCTCGTTCCGCACGACCTGACACGAATCGTCTTCCTAGACGACCTTCTCGGTTCTGGTCAGCAGGCAACTTCCTACAGTCGGTCAGTGGTGCGGGACATCCGCGCCGTAGCTGCACGCGATGGAAGGTCTCTAACGATCTCGTATTACACACTATTTGCAAAGTCAATCGGCCTAGATGCTGCACGTCGTACATCTTTTGATGATGTCCGCGCGCTCCACGAGATTGACGAATCACAAATGGCTTTCGCAGCGAACTCCCGCGTCTACCATGGCTGCGGCGCGTACACGAGCATGGAGGAAGGGCGAGCACTTGCTGAGGGCTACGGATCTCTCCTGACCACCGACCCACTAGGGTACCGCGACGGGCAACTTCTGCTCGGATTCCAGCATAACGTTCCCGACAACACACTTCCCATCTTCTGGTTCGACGAGCCCGAGCCAACATGGGAACCAATATTCCCGCGCTTCCAAAAGGTGTACTGA
- a CDS encoding IS3 family transposase, whose amino-acid sequence MCGSGYPPRASAARIPRGGPARDCPECRYVRVAQRSTPATASGLACAVSLAAPVTARGLDEAHLSNVLFDAHHDDPEFGHPLLADDAARAGQVTCARAVWRICSENGWWSVFGKKRSRGGKKVGSSAHDGLVLRQFRADASNRLWLWDISEHPTAEGKVYLCAIKDVYSKRSVGYSISDRMTSRIAANALLSAVQRGRDVAGSVVHSDRGSQLRSREVARILADHDLVGSMGQVASAGYNAAMESFFSLLQINVLNRQRWATREDLRVAIVTWIERTYHRRRRQHRLGRLTPIEFETILTSQVALAA is encoded by the coding sequence ATGTGTGGCAGCGGCTACCCCCCCCGGGCGAGTGCTGCACGGATTCCAAGGGGCGGTCCAGCGAGAGACTGCCCGGAGTGCCGGTACGTCCGCGTCGCACAGAGGTCGACCCCGGCTACAGCCAGCGGACTGGCCTGTGCGGTGTCGCTCGCCGCTCCCGTTACCGCTCGTGGGCTCGATGAGGCGCACCTGTCCAACGTCCTGTTCGACGCTCACCACGACGACCCGGAGTTCGGGCACCCGCTCCTGGCCGACGACGCCGCCCGTGCCGGGCAGGTCACCTGCGCCCGAGCCGTGTGGCGGATCTGCTCCGAGAACGGCTGGTGGTCGGTGTTCGGCAAGAAGCGCAGCCGGGGCGGCAAGAAGGTCGGGTCGTCGGCCCACGACGGCCTCGTGCTGCGACAGTTCCGGGCCGACGCGTCGAACCGGTTGTGGCTCTGGGACATCTCCGAGCACCCCACGGCCGAGGGCAAGGTCTACTTGTGCGCGATCAAGGACGTCTACTCCAAGCGGAGCGTCGGATACTCCATCAGCGACCGAATGACGTCCCGGATCGCGGCGAACGCCCTGCTCAGTGCCGTGCAGCGAGGCCGCGACGTGGCCGGGAGCGTGGTTCACAGCGACCGCGGCAGCCAGCTCCGTAGCCGTGAGGTCGCCCGCATTCTGGCCGATCACGACCTGGTCGGCTCCATGGGCCAAGTCGCCTCCGCCGGATACAACGCCGCCATGGAGAGCTTCTTCTCCCTGCTGCAGATCAATGTCCTGAACCGGCAGCGCTGGGCCACCCGCGAGGACCTGCGGGTCGCGATCGTCACCTGGATCGAGAGGACCTACCACCGCCGCCGACGCCAGCACCGGCTCGGTCGGCTGACACCGATCGAGTTCGAGACCATCCTGACCTCTCAGGTCGCGCTCGCTGCCTGA
- a CDS encoding DNA methyltransferase, producing MSDLALAPERVQGLHRSDGRLERHTADLARLESLGASTMTAVSFRDLVGSLPADESSHSLYPYPARLVRHIPRFFLESGAIGRDATVVDPFCGSGTVLLEAALGGRQAYGIDSNPVAALIAEVKTTPLNAEKPEIEALARACVERAAAGRRKYEPSLFVEKWYSRAAYSMLCRLAAVVEVMCQNVDRPQANLLRLALARTALDHSIRDPRIPVPVRLAESPNTNATSDDVRRGFLRVTSRLATLACRIPNDLPTVEVRLGDARTAASWPCPETPSVMVTSPPYGAAQKYVRSTSLEAAWLGYADARGTRTLERSSIGREHLDESERARSADLLKDDELRENVEDISEVDPYRAAIYLNYFVDMQAALRVGLQTSRPETVILVCGTNRVVGMEIETHRHLARMVSAQGYKLRLKVRDEIRGRTLLTVRHRGSQPAHAEVIYMFDKVCAPASIRSGA from the coding sequence GTGAGCGACCTCGCACTTGCGCCTGAGCGCGTCCAGGGCCTCCATCGATCTGACGGTCGGCTCGAACGACACACCGCTGATCTCGCTCGACTCGAGAGTCTGGGCGCCTCCACGATGACCGCCGTGAGCTTCAGAGATCTAGTCGGATCTCTGCCCGCCGACGAGTCCAGTCACTCGCTGTACCCATACCCGGCACGCCTCGTACGACATATTCCCAGGTTCTTCCTCGAGTCCGGGGCAATAGGTCGCGACGCGACCGTGGTGGATCCATTTTGTGGTTCGGGAACTGTGCTGCTGGAAGCAGCCCTCGGCGGACGCCAGGCCTATGGGATCGACAGCAACCCGGTTGCCGCCCTCATAGCTGAAGTCAAGACAACCCCTTTGAATGCTGAAAAACCAGAGATAGAAGCGCTGGCGCGGGCATGCGTCGAAAGAGCCGCCGCAGGTCGACGAAAGTACGAGCCGTCGCTGTTTGTCGAGAAATGGTACTCCCGCGCCGCGTACTCAATGCTCTGCCGCCTTGCGGCGGTAGTTGAAGTGATGTGCCAGAACGTTGACAGACCGCAAGCGAACCTGCTCCGCTTAGCACTCGCACGGACCGCTCTCGATCACAGCATCCGAGACCCGCGCATTCCAGTACCCGTGCGTCTGGCCGAATCTCCCAACACTAACGCAACGTCCGATGACGTCCGCCGAGGGTTTCTGCGAGTGACGTCACGCCTAGCAACCTTGGCATGTCGGATCCCGAACGACTTGCCAACCGTCGAGGTTCGCCTCGGTGACGCACGGACCGCGGCGTCGTGGCCTTGCCCAGAGACACCCTCCGTTATGGTCACAAGTCCGCCGTACGGAGCCGCGCAGAAGTACGTCCGGAGTACGAGCTTGGAAGCCGCGTGGCTTGGGTACGCCGATGCGCGAGGCACACGGACCCTCGAACGGTCTTCGATCGGTCGTGAGCACCTCGATGAGAGCGAGCGAGCGCGAAGCGCCGACCTCCTTAAAGACGACGAACTGCGAGAAAACGTGGAGGATATTTCTGAAGTCGACCCCTACCGGGCAGCAATCTACCTGAACTACTTCGTGGACATGCAGGCAGCGCTAAGGGTTGGACTTCAGACCTCGCGTCCAGAGACCGTGATCCTCGTGTGCGGTACTAACCGCGTCGTCGGGATGGAAATCGAGACGCACAGACATCTGGCGCGAATGGTTTCTGCTCAAGGATATAAGCTCCGACTGAAGGTTCGCGACGAGATCAGAGGGCGCACACTCCTCACGGTAAGGCACCGAGGATCGCAACCAGCGCACGCAGAAGTCATCTACATGTTTGACAAAGTCTGCGCTCCCGCTTCAATCAGAAGTGGGGCATAG
- a CDS encoding barstar family protein — MVAFEVDEDPAPTLDLPIVGASGLAVVQRAQILDDATDRLVDAGHHVARLDAATWESRDAMYDGFAAALGFPDHFGRNLDALHDCLEDVTHGAYGGRAGATGLVVVVTGLNAFAERFPDLARALVDVLTATTRSAVHGESTLVLLETDHLHPHRKQS, encoded by the coding sequence GTGGTGGCGTTCGAGGTGGATGAGGACCCGGCTCCCACCCTCGACCTTCCCATCGTCGGCGCCAGCGGTCTTGCCGTCGTCCAGAGGGCACAGATTCTCGACGACGCCACCGACCGCCTCGTCGACGCCGGCCACCACGTCGCACGTCTGGACGCCGCAACGTGGGAGTCACGCGATGCGATGTACGACGGGTTCGCCGCCGCCCTGGGCTTCCCCGACCACTTCGGCCGGAACCTCGACGCGCTGCACGACTGCCTCGAGGACGTCACTCACGGCGCCTACGGCGGGCGCGCTGGGGCAACGGGCCTGGTCGTGGTCGTCACGGGTCTCAATGCGTTTGCGGAGCGCTTCCCGGACCTGGCGCGCGCGCTCGTCGACGTGCTGACTGCGACCACCCGGTCCGCCGTGCATGGGGAGAGCACGCTCGTGCTGCTGGAGACGGACCATCTTCACCCCCACCGAAAGCAGTCCTGA